The genomic interval TCAGTCTAGCCTGTTCCACATGTTCTAATAtctaataattgtttttttttctttcttcttctttttttcctttcaaggtgacgatgctcagtttgaaatgGACATCTAAAAGACTGGAACCACACCAGCATAAGGAAATGACCTGGCATTCTTCATGCCAGTGGCTTCGCTTTTAGAAATCAATGTTGTGAGCCCTAATGGCAGCCATCTACTTTAGCTCTTTGTCTCACTGCTGGATGTAATGTGTGTAAAACATGGGAATTCACTATATCATGCATATGCATACAGAGAGGCCAACTCTGGAAATTAGGTTGATTTGAGTAAATTTCCATGGCTACAAGTCACAGTATAAATCAACAGTTATGCAGAGTATCCCTGATTATTTTTTACCCAAACAAAACGTCCAGTTAGTCATTTGCAGTGTTCATCTTGCAGCTATCCATGAGTCAGGATTTCTAACAGAGCAcaccaaacaaaacagaatattttaacTTAATTGGGAGAGGATGTGAACATTTTTAGCACTGGCCTTAGAAGCATTCAAAAGCTTTGATATTCACCACAGTTTTCGGTTTTGAAGACCCCTGTAAGCTTGTTATTtaagcagtttttgtttttccagtttgttttcttttttatttttggaactACTTGAAAAAACGCCTCAATCTTTTATCAGTTGAACTATTTAGTTTCCAGTGATGGTATGTCAAAGGGATGTTGGGTTGTTATGTTTTCCAAATTAGACAAAGATTTCATGCCATTCCAAGATTTTCATTTCCACAACCAACACAAGCCTACGTGACTTTCCAATTTTaaggagaaaatgttttttaaactgaattttaaccaacaattgaacaatttttttaaattatgatatGATTGTATAGAAAAGAAATCATAAGTGTATCTAGTGGCGTtaagctttttgtttaaaattcatTTCATTAGGGCtataatgaaataaagccacgcAAGAAACATCTCTACACGTCGGTTAAAGTTATGCTGGCAGGAGCTTTGTGTTCAAGTTTTGATTCATCTGAGGGGGTTATCCTTGGCACAATCtgccaggatttttttaataatccagATCAGAGAAACATTTAGGACAACATGGACATGGTTAATATGCCGATACTCATTTTTGGATGAGATAcaggaacaataaaaaaacaaagcaaaacttgAAGTAATCCAGatgttttatatgcatttttatttttaatacagtttCTAAGTATTGAGGGTATTTGTTTGGGTGTAAGCTCTGTCAAGCCTTCGGATTTGTTAGATCTGccaaggaaacagaaaaacatcatttgCATCAGGCTTGAAAGACATTGTAGCAGAATATTCAGATCTGCTCCCAGAGTCCTTAATCGGTTTGACATTACCTTATGCTTTTCATGCGTCACGCCCGCTCATGCCTTACATCGCATGAAATGCAGGAACTAAACTAGTTTCCTTGTCATCAGTTTGTACTTTCcaacagatgtttattttttcacagtAACATTGAACAGATAACATTGTACTTGGCaacagagcaaaacattttattttctagaCATACTTCTTTCTTCAAAACAGTTGTGAAGTAAGGAAATGCGATGGCTTACATGACTTTATGGGATTCTGATGGCAATGTGGTACAAGTGCCACTCCCATTTTATCCTAGtaatcagtttgttttataCCACCTGGTCATGCCATCTAATTGTCCAAATAGCAACTCTATAATTTGTAAGTGAACCACCATGTAAATCCAGTTATttagtcatgttttgttttctccatgtGACTGggacttttctgtttttttcttttttttctttttttttggatttgCAATAAAGCAGAGTTGTGTGACAAATTCATCAGTAGGTTGCTTGAACCCTGTTTGCATTGCACATTTTTGGTGACATAAATTTTAATGTTACGTCAACATAATTCAGTTTCGCAGAcgtatttaaaatctttttggtTTGACAGTGAGGGCCTAACATTTTGTGTTGACAGAAAATTGAAACAAACTTTCTGTAACATTTGTTCTGATTtcaaaaaactttatttcaaatgaaaatcaaatgCCAGTGAACACTGTTGCTGCAAATCAATAAAATTCTGTAACAGAAAAGaagagtttgtctttttttttttattattgtgtctttttttatatcaaGGAATTTCATTAAACTTAAATGAAAAGGCATGGGTAAATGGAGAATGCATTAGATTtagaaaagactaaaaatggCAAAAACCGGAAATCACTGAATAGTGGCCTGTAAAGGCCATTATTCTCTATGTTCAGTATGTTCTGTGTATgaactgtttatatatatatatatatatatatatatatatatatatatatatatatatatatatatataatgtatgtatatatctgtgtgtgtgtggaaaataTCCATCCTTCCATTACATACACAATATTGTAAATATCATGTTTATAATTTAATTGCAATATAACATAATTCAGTAAATATACGTTGACAGAAACGGAAAACAAATCTATTTTAGGTCAGGCAATACAAGCATGTTCTAAGTGAATTTTCTGCAGGCATTAATCCGGTCGCCTGCTGGTCCTTCCTCCTTTTTACGTCCTTGAGCGAGGCCGGCGTCAAGATGGTGAGTGTTCTGGTGAAAATTGCAAACAAAATCTGTTGAACATCGAGGCCATCCGTACATCAACACACATTTATTAAAGTTTAGGTGATACTTAAAACTAGTCTTACAATAAAATGGCAGTATCGATTAATTATCAAACACCCAGAAGATGTTCAGCGGTACCTTCCCAACGCTAGCCTGACTGATGTCGTTCCGGACGTTACACACGCTGTATTTACCTGCTTCCAGAGAACTAAAATAATTTCCCCTATTCTTTCATATTTGTCTTTTCACCACATTAAATTCTTTAATGGCACAGTCCTCTCACGCcttttttgttgtaaaatgtATAATTGAGGTGCTAGCACATAGCGGCTAACTTTAGCTTACATTGTAGAGTGCAGTAGCGAGGCCCATCGTTTTGTAATGTTAAACTACACAATAGATTAGCTATGTTGAGTGGCACTTAAACGTATAGAAACGAGTAATGTTGATGCGGTTAAAGCTTTTATATATACAGGTATTCTCTATTGTGGGATATCAAAATCTGTCAATGTGGCATAAGTTGTGCATGCAACAACCTGTGTGACTAAATGCTGCAGTATTGGTTCTGTTTTCTCGCCTTTACCAACATTCATTTTCCCTGTCAGAATGACACAGTAACGGTCAGGACCCGCAAGTTCATGACGAACCGACTGCTTCAGAGGAAGCAAATGGTAAGGTTTAACTTCTTCTGTCACCATCCTTGTTAATTGCATCAGTATTTAGTAAACAAGACTTTTGACACTGCCCGTTCTGTCTCTAGGTCGTTGATGTCCTGCATCCTGGCAAAGCTACAGTTCCCAAAACCGAAATCAGGGAGAAGCTCGCCAAGATGTACAAGACCACCCCTGATGTTGTGTTCGTCTTTGGCTTCAGGACTCAGTTTGGTGGTGGCAAGACAACAGGCTTTGCCATGGTCTATGATTCCCTAGACTATGCAAAGAAAAATGAGCCCAAACACAGACTTGCTAGGGTGAGCTGCAACACTCAACATGTGTTTGTAAAAATGGGTTGATTGGTTATAATAGACCATTTCTTTATAACATGGACATTAAAAGTGaagggcttgttttgcagcataTTATGCCACAGGAAGAGAGTGTCACATTGGTCACATGCTcgttcatagaaaaaaaaaatgtcccatGTTCCAAGACTATATTCCTGGTGACTCAGAGTGGTTTCCTATAAAATTCTCTATTCACATTTTGAATTATCTTATCAGGAACTTTTTTAGTAAAAATGACATACTTAATTAGCAAAACAGTTTTGCACTCGAGCTGTTTTTGCTTTGTCCAAAAATCAGTTTTATGAAGTTGCTCTCATACtgattgttcttttaaaatgttacttGTCCAGGCTGGGACCACTCTTAGTTCTTACACTGTTACTACCTTATGATGACACTACAAATCCCAATGTATTCACAGCTATCCATTAATGGAAATATTCCTAACTTTTTTCAATGACATTTCAATTGATCACTTTAGATTTACTTAATAATTATGTTGAGATCAGAATAGTCTTCAGCCCTTAGGTCTGTTTTACAACTAAGCTACATTCTGATGCTGAAAAAGTATGATTATAACATGGTCTTGACTTTCCTTATTTTTGTTCCATAGCATGGTCTGTATGAGAAAAAGAAGACTTCAAGAAAACAGCGAAAGGAACGCAAGAACAGAATGAAGAAAGTACGAGGCATCAAGAAGGCCAGTGTTGGCGCTGCGGGTAAAAAGGTATTGtgatagatttaatttttttttccctgcgaAAATATTTTGTAGGTATAATTTCCTTCCTAACCTACACAAATACAGTGTTTAAGGTAGAGAAGGCAACATGATGCTTAACCCACCAGATTCTTTAACTTCATTCATTGCACACCTATTCTTTTGCTACCCTGTTGATCTTTatttttcactgctgttttttctgtttaatttcctttttcatcTTTCCATTTGTACCAAATTTTCTTCGGAAACTGTAGAAGGTAAATGTTTAAGTAGACTAACCGCATTGTGCAGATAATGCAGGAGTTATAGATGATCGCTAGCTCCTGCCTTTACAGCCTAGCTTTCTTTAAAGCTTTATTGGCTTTCCTCTTGGATGTACATCCCACATCCAATATGAGAGGATTTTACCCACTGGTTATTACTTGCTTGGCCGTTATTTCTCCTGTTACTAATGAATACTATAGTCTGCTAATGGTGGTTGTAGACCCTGTTTTGAAAACCACCTCACATTGTGAGGAGCTCTTAGCCATAACCGAAggtactttaaaaagaaaagataattgGGCACTAATCAGTGATGTCTCCCGctgtagttatttatttttttgtatttttttgtgaaactCTAATACTCCTGTACCCCTCTTTGGCACCAGTCACTGATCTCACATAGAACAGATCTCTGAATTTTAAGTCCTGGCTgaactgtgttttaatgttgtgcAGTTCTGTCTGTGATGAGTACAGCACAGGTGGTTACTAAATTATTGACAGCAGTTACATATTGTATATAGACTTGGATCTAAATGTTAGTCCAACCATTTAAGACCATTCAGAGATCTTTTCTATCCTATGTTTCAATTTTCAACatgttaacatttattttgttccatttttttgttcttgattTTGCTTCCCACGGATTTCTTTTGCAGAAATGAGGTGTCAGTTTGCAGGTATAGAAGCAGAACAAGCATGGTGTGCCACTGTGTTGCACAACCTAAGATCATAGACTTGAGCCTCATGCATGTCAGACAGTACTTTTCTCTCCAGTACTTGATGTTTTCTCCCTGTCCTATATTGTTTCAAACACCTTGGCTTGTAGGTTTTTCCACTACCCCAGCCCCTTTTTACTGCTGTCTATGCTGTGTTGGGTATATGTAGTAGGCTTTACCTGCCCTAACTTAttctcaaacaaaaacaagtgctTTGACAGCAAAAGTAAATTTACAAAATCTAGTAAATAGAATCTGAGTGTAGCATGTTGTTCtgggttttgtgtgtttttaattggaGCGTCTGAACTAAAGGACTGAAAATGTGTGAAGTTACACTGAACGTTTTGCTATATATGATGTTACTCAGATTGTAATATGTTAAAAATACTACTACTTTAACATTCATCTCAGTTTGCACTCTTTAACCTTAAAATACTCACACTGTCAGTGATTTGTGTTGTAGTAATTTAGTCTGCTCTGATAGTAATTGCTGTTATTTCTTTGCAGTGAGCCCGGACAGCCAGGGAGGGTCTTCGTGCTCAGGATGTTCTTGTATATTGTCATCAAAtaaagtttggaaaaaaaaaaagaatacttgTGAATATTCATTTATACAGCAATATTCTGTTTATATTGAGCTCAAGATTATATTTGTTGTTGCTTCCATGCAACA from Melanotaenia boesemani isolate fMelBoe1 chromosome 16, fMelBoe1.pri, whole genome shotgun sequence carries:
- the rps24 gene encoding 40S ribosomal protein S24 isoform X2 encodes the protein MNDTVTVRTRKFMTNRLLQRKQMVVDVLHPGKATVPKTEIREKLAKMYKTTPDVVFVFGFRTQFGGGKTTGFAMVYDSLDYAKKNEPKHRLARHGLYEKKKTSRKQRKERKNRMKKVRGIKKASVGAAGKKKK
- the rps24 gene encoding 40S ribosomal protein S24 isoform X1 — translated: MNDTVTVRTRKFMTNRLLQRKQMVVDVLHPGKATVPKTEIREKLAKMYKTTPDVVFVFGFRTQFGGGKTTGFAMVYDSLDYAKKNEPKHRLARHGLYEKKKTSRKQRKERKNRMKKVRGIKKASVGAAGKKKVNV
- the rps24 gene encoding 40S ribosomal protein S24 isoform X3, with translation MNDTVTVRTRKFMTNRLLQRKQMVVDVLHPGKATVPKTEIREKLAKMYKTTPDVVFVFGFRTQFGGGKTTGFAMVYDSLDYAKKNEPKHRLARHGLYEKKKTSRKQRKERKNRMKKVRGIKKASVGAAGKK